The genomic stretch CATTCTCCACCTTTATGAAGAAAAAGGAACAGATTGCCTAGCTGATCTTAATGGACAGTTTGCAATAGCCATCCATGATACCAAAAAACAAACCCTTTTTCTGGCCCGAGATCGTATGGGGATCCGGCCTCTTTTTTATACGCACCATAATGGCTCATTTTATTTTGCTTCTGAAGTAAAATCTATATTCAGTGCGCATCATGCTCTACCTCGGCAGATAAATCCGCATGTTTTAAGTGAGATATTTACATTTTGGAGTCCTGTCGGCGAAAAGAGCATTTTTTCTGGTATCAAACAGTTACTCCCTGGGCATTTTATGGAAGTGACGGATTCTGGTATTCATGAGCCGCAATGTTATTGGTCTATTCCATTTTGCCCAGATGAACCAGGTAAACGATCGGAACAGGAATATGCGGCGGAATTGCGGGAATTACTTATTGATGCTGTACGGATTCGTTTACGCGCAGATGTGCCTGTCGGAGCCTATCTAAGCGGAGGACTCGATTCGTCAGCCATTACCTCCCTTGTAAAGAACTATACAAACAACCCACTTAAAACGTTTTCTGTGACCTTTTCCGACAAGGTGTATGATGAGAGCGCTGAGCAAAATGAGATGAAGGAGTATCTCGGAACGGATCATAACCAGATTATCTGTTCCTATAAAGATATTGCTGAATCTTTTCCTGGAGTTATCCTGCATGCTGAAACGCCTATTCTGCGAACAGCCCCTGTTCCGCTTTTTTTATTATCTCAATTAGTGCATCAAAACCAGTATAAAGTAGTGCTTACTGGCGAAGGGGCGGATGAAATTCTGGGCGGTTATGATATTTTCAAAGAGGCTAAGATCAGGGCTTTTATTCATGCGCAACCTAATTCTATATATCGTCCACAGCTATTGAAACGATTATATCCATACATGGCACTATCCCCAGCAAAGTTTGTTGAATTTGCAAGGAAATCTTTTGCTGCTGATGCGGATACTCATGATCTTTTTTATGCTCACCGACCGCGCTGGAAAACAACATCAGGTACCCATATCTTTCTGTCCAATCAAGTATTGGAGCAGGGGAAAGAGCTTGTCAAGGGGATGGACTATATGCACAACGACCTTAAAAGCCTTGACTTTTTCAACAGGGCACAGTATTTAGAGTGCAAAACATTGATGGCCAACTATTTACTTTCCTCACAGGGAGACCGTATGGCGATGGCTCACTCTGTAGAAGGACGCTTTCCCTTTCTTGATCACCGGGTTGTGGAATTTGCCGGTCGTATACCGACATATTATAAAATGAAAGCACTTAATGAGAAAAATATTCTCAAGCAGGCGATGGAGGATATTTTACCGCCGCATATAGTCCAAAGAAAAAAACAACCCTATATGGCTCCGGATATTTCAAGTTTTTTTGCTGAAAAAGAACCTGACTATCTTGATTACTTTCTTTCACCCTCTCTTTTGAATGAAGCAGGGTTATTCAAGCCCAAGGCAGTGGAAAAGCTGCTTGAAAAATGCCGGAAAAAAAGCAGACAGGGATTTAGGGAAAATATGGCATTTGTCGGCATATTATCGAGTCAGATAGTGTATGAAAAAATGATAAAAAACTTTAAGCCAGCTCCTTAGGGGGCATCGTGTTTCTATGAGCAACTTAATGAAGGATACTCTTATGTCTAATGTAATAACTAAAATTCGCACATTTATTTTTGAAAATTTTCTTTTTGATGCAGAAGAGGATGCATTGCAGAATGATACTTCATTCCTTGAACAGGGCATTATTGATTCAACCGGCGTTCTTGAGCTTGTAGAATGGATCGAAGAAGAGTTTGGTTTTACTGTGGGCGATGAAGAAATAGTTCCAGAAAACTTTGACAGCGTGAACTTGTTGTGCGATTATCTCTCCCAAAAAACAGAAAAATGTTTACAACCGACCTGATCCATTATTTTTTGTTCCGGTCAGCTCGCTCGTATCCTGAGAAGACGGCCTTGGTACAGGGAACAGAACGTGTAAGCTATAGAGAACTTGCCCGACGAGCAGAGCGGGTCACCCAGTGGCTGTTGCGCCATAATGTACAGCCCGGTGACCGGGTAGCCATTCTTACCGAGCAGGCCAGTGAGTATGCAGCAGCTTATTTTGGGATATTGGCAGCAGGTGGAATTGTTATCGGCCTTAACACCCAGACCTCCAACCATGCACTCAGCACGGTTCTTACTGATAGCGGAAGCTCCATTGTCCTGTCCCATAAGAAATTTCAAAAATACAGCTCCATAATCAACGCCCAGGACTCGGTTCTTCATTACGAAACAGACATACGGTCATTGTGGGAGAATGGGGAGCGTCTTGATCTTAAAACACTCCCCAAAATAAACCCAGAGGATATCGGACAGATAATCTATACTTCCGGTACAACCGGCACCCCTAAAGGGGTAATGCTCAGGCATCGTAATCTGGTAGTTAACACGCAGTCCATTATCAGCTATCTCGGACTTACAGAACATGATAAGGTCATGGCTGTGCTTCCTTTTTTTTATTCGTACGGCAACTCTCTGCTGCTGACTCATATTGCCGTAGGTGGAACTCTGATTGTAAACTGGAGTTTCCTCTATCCCAACCTGATTCTTGATCAGATGGTGGCTGAAGCCGTAACAGGTTTTTCTGGAGTACCATCAAGTTTTGCCATTTTATTGCATCGTACCGCTGTCAAAAAATACACATTCCCCAAGCTGCGATACTTGACCCAGGCTGGAGCGGCCATGTCGCCAACACTTGCGGTTGACCTCTCTGCGGTTTTTTCGGATGCGAAAATTTTCATCATGTATGGGCAGACCGAGGCTTCTGCACGGCTTAGCTTTCTCATGCCGGATAGAATCGTCGATAAGGCGGGGAGTATAGGCAAGGCAATACCCGGGGTGACCCTAGAGATTTGTCGCCCAGACGGAACAACAGCAGAAGCGGATGAGGTTGGAGAAATTGTAGCAAGTGGTGAAAATATCATGGCAGGGTATTGGCATAATGCTGAGGAAAGTGCCAACGTTTTGAAAAACGGAAAATTATGGACCGGAGATCTTGCGCGAGTTGATCACGATGGATTTATTTTTATTGAGAGTCGCAAAAGCGATATGATTAAATCCGGCGCCCACAAAATCGCTCCAAAAGAAATTGAAGAAGCAATTATGCAATGCAGAGGCATTCACGAGGTTGCCGTAGTCGGACATGAAGATACAATTCTTGGTGAAAAGATAGTGGCTTTTATTGTATTCAAAGAAAATTATAATATTTCCAAAAAAGAGGTGCTCAAACATTGTCGACGCAACCTTCCTGTATTCAAAACGCCTCATGAAATTATTCTTCTGGATGAATTGCCTAAAACTTCTACAGGCAAAATAAAAAAAACGGAGTTGAAAAAATGAAAGAGCGTTTTCTCTGTCGCCGATGCATTCTTCCTTCCACATTTCCTGGAATTTCCTTTAACGAAAACCAAGTGTGTAACCATTGTCAGCGGTATAAGGGCGAGGATGCAACTGGGGATTTGCAGAAAAAATACGAAAATAAATTTATCAAACTCCTCGCAGGACAAAAAAACAGAGCGGGCTACGATGCTATTGTCGCCTACAGCGGCGGCAAAGACAGTACATATACACTGGATGTATTTGTTAATCGCTATAATCTGCGAGTGCTTGCGTTGACCTTTGACAATACTTTTATTTCATCAAAGGCATTGGAGAACATCAGTAAGGTATGTGGAAATCTTGGAGTTGATTCACTCACTGTTAAGCCGGCTCCACAGGTATTGAGGAAAATTTTTAAAACAGCAGCTCAACGAGAACTTTATTCGGCCAAGACTTTGGAGCGGGCCAGTACTATCTGCACCTCTTGTATTGGCTTGGTCAAAGGCATTGTTTTGCGGACAGCTCTTGAAAAACAGATTCCTTTTATCGGCTTTGGCTGGTCGCCTGGACAGGCTCCGATTCAATCTTCGGTTATGCGTACTAATCCTGCTCTAATACAGAGTACCCAGAAAGCACTTCTCGCTCCATTGCAGGAGATTGCGGGGGATGCAGTTCTTCCTTATTTTATTACCGAAGAACAGTTTGCACAAAAAGAGATATTCCCCTGGAATATCCATCCTCTGGCTTTTCTTCCCTATGATGAGGATGCCATAGTAGCGAGAATTAATCAGTTTGGCTGGGAAAGGCCAAAAGATACTGATCCGAACTCATCAAATTGCACACTCAATGCCTTTGCTAATCAGGTACATCGTACGCTTTATAATTTTCATCCCTATGTATGGGAAATCGCCAATATGGTGCGTACTGGAGTGTTGACCAGAGACGAAGGAATTGAAAAAATTGAGCCACCGGAAGATAAAGAGATGGTAGCTTATTCTCAAAAAAAGCTTGGATTGGCTTAATGGCTGCATCCTTCTGTACCGACAAAATAATTCTTCTAACTTTTGATGTTGAAGATTGGTTTCAGGTAGAAAATTTTAAGGAATATATCCCCTACTCTTCATGGGGTTCAAAAGAGGTACGTGTAGAAAAAAACACGAACGAATTATTAGACTTGCTGGATTCCTCTTCCGTTCCTGTACGAGCTACTTTTTTTATCCTGGGCTGGATAGCTAAGCGTTACCCCGATCTGGTACGAGAAATACAGAAAAGGGGACACGAGGTCGCATCCCATGGTTTTGATCATCATCTTTGTTATAATCAATCGCTGGACGATTTGCGTGATGATTTGCTCAGGAGTAAAGAATTGTTGGAAGACCTTACCGGAAAACAGGTTTTAGGATATCGGGCTCCGAGTTTTTCCATAACAGATGACGCTCTTTCTCTTGCGGGTGAAGTTGGATATCTTTATGATTCGAGCTTTAATTCTTATGAAGGGCATGGCCGTTACGGGTCGCTGAGCTTACCTCAAAATACAGGGCAGGATGCGCCAATCTACTCAATGAATTCTTTGATTTACGAGATTCCAGTGAGTAATTTAAGGATTGGCTCTAAAATTATCCCCTGGGGAGGTGGAGGGTATTTCAGACTGTTACCTGCTTTTTTGCACAGATTTGGTGTAAAACAAATTCTTGAACAAAAAAATGCTATACTTTTTATATGCATCCATGGGAAATTGATCCTGAGCAACCAAGAGTGAAAGAGGCGAGATCATTCTTTCGTTTTAGACATTATGTAAATTTACATAAAACAAAGCGGAAGTTGAAATACTTTATAGAGTCAAACAGTGATAATTCCTTTCAAAAATGTGGTGATCTTGTTAAGAGACGGTCTCGTTTGTAATTCATCGAATAGTTTCAAGGAACAAGCCTATTGAACTAATTGAAACAGAGCAAAAAGCGAAGATACTTCGATAAGTAATTTTGATGGAGATGAAAATGAAAAACAAGAAATCTTTTTTTTTACTGCTGCTATTATGTCTTTTTTGTATGTCCTGTCAATCGGTATTTGGTGAGCAGTTTGTCGCCGATCATACCGTTGCCACTGAAGATGTTCTGAGAAGTATCCCACAGGAATATATTGATGCGGTTCGCGAAAATTTGCATATTGCCTATCAACACACTTCTCATGGAACCCATGTAAGCCGTGGAATGTTCGGTCTTCAGGATTATAAGGATGGGGATGATATATTATTTGGAATTGAGAATCATACGGTGCCTGGCACACCCGTAGAGGGCAAATTAAATTTTTATGATTATGCCATTAGAGAAACACCAGCGACTGATTTAAGTGTTAATGAAACAACGTTTGTGCAACTAACGAGGGATTATCTGGATGCACCTGGAAATGCACATATCAATGTTATGATGTGGTCTTGGTGCGATATTGCCACACACGATGTGGGGAATTATCTGCTGGGCATGCAGACCCTGATTGACGAGTATGGTTCGGATGGAAGCAAAGTCGGCTCCGGCCCCGGTCAACGGCAGGAACCAGTAACCTTTATTTTCATGACCGGCCATGCAAATAAAGAGGCGAATACAGGATTTCTGCAGCCGAAACCACAGGCTGATTTGATAAATAATTTTTCGAGAACAAACGGATACTTCTGCCTGGATTATTACAATATTGACACTCATGACATGGACGGAAATTATTGGGAAGATGCTGGCGATAACGGTGACTCTACAACCGGGGGTAATTTTTATCAAGATTGGCAGGATAGTCATACGTTAGGGCAGGACTGGTTTGAGAATAAGCTAAGTCCCGGCGGGCCAGTTGCTTACGGTCAGCATAATACACAGCATATCACCGCTAATCGTAAGGCATATGCCATGTGGTGGATTCTGGCAAGGATTGCTGGCTGGTCTGGCAACAACTCTGAATCGAGTCACTCTTTCAATCCACAATTGATGTTACTACTGCTCAAAAACTCATCCGAGTAACATATATCGGGAGTATTCTTGAAAAGCTGGAATATGTTTTTTGGGCTATATCCAAAACACTCAACAGCTTTCTTCCTTTGATGCTAGCATGTTCATAGGTTCCTCCTGTTTCAAGTAAGTGAGACTTGCTTTAAGTAGTTGGAATATAGGGACATATTATTTTTAACCTGAATAATCTGCGCATTGCTGTTTTTTTTGGTGGCGAAGGAATGTAGGTTCTAACCTTGATATAGGGGGACTGATATTTGACCACAGAACCGTTGAAAGACTCGGAGTGAGCCTGAAAAATACAGTTCAACTGCCCCTCACAACATGATTTTCGATAATCCTTGTGGGCTGATGAAACTTAGTTATAAATGAAAAGCTCACAACTGGTTGTTTTGTAAGTATTGTTAAGTTGTTGCTTTCTTTTGAAAAATAAGCGAACGGTAAGTGGATATGTTTGTTTGCAAAGTGCTTTTTTTCTTTAGCCTATTCATGATATTTTATGTATATGCTGGTTACCCATTTTGTGTCTGGATTCTGGCTCGAATGATACATAATTCAGTTGATAAAGCAAGATATGAGCCGACAGTTACTATTCTAATTGCAGCATATAACGAAGAAAAGTATATTGGTCAAACTATTGCTAACAAATTACAGCTTGATTATCCAAAGAGTAAACTGGAGATAATTGTTATATCTGACGAATCAACCGATAAGACAAATGAAATTATAAATCAGTTTAACAATCAGAATGTAAGCTTACTCCTCCAGAAACCCAGATCAGGAAAAACATCTGCACTTAATTTGGCAATTCCCCATGCTCATGGTGAGATTCTTGTATTTTCGGATGCTAATTCAATATATGCCCCGGATGCCCTAAAACAAATTGTCGCAAACTTCCATGACCCAGAAGTTGGTTATGTCACCGGTAAAATGATTTACACTGATTCGGATGGCACCCCCATTGGCGATGGATGTTCTGCTTATATGAAGTATGAAAATTTTTTAAGAAGCATGGAAACGCAGATAGGTTCTGTGGTGGGAGTTGACGGTGGAATTGATGCCATGCGAAAAGATATTCATAGCAAATTAAACAGTGATCAATTACCTGATTTTGTTCAACCACTTAAGGTCGTGGAAAAGGGTTTTAGGGTAGTATATGAATCTTCAGCGTTGCTCAAAGAAGATTCTCTGCAGGAAAGCCGTGATGAGTACCGAATGCGGGTGAGAGTGACCTTGCGTGCTCTCTGGGCATTGAAAGATATGGATTGTTTGCTGTTTGGTCGAGGTGGTTTTCTTTTTTCCTGGCAACTTTGGTCTCACAAGGTACTGCGTTATTTTTGTTTTGTTTTTCTGGGAATTGCCTTTGCCGCGAATTTATTACTGGTGCCAGATGACCCGATTTTTAGAGCGTTTCTTGGTTGTCAGTTTGTTTGTTATACCGGGGCAATTCTTTCACCAGTGTTTACCCATTATGGTAGAGATTTTACCCTCCTGCGGTTGCTGTATTATTTTATGTTGTTGAATGTTGCCTCTCTGCATGCGACCATAAAATTTTTGCAGGGGAAAAAACAGGTGATTTGGTCACCGAGAAAAGGTTGAAAAACAGAATGCAGATAGACCATATTGGCATAGTTGTCCTTTCACTCGAAGAGGCTGTTCACCATTGGGAACAAGTTTTTGGCTACAAGCAGTACACTTGTAAAGTAGAAAATACCAGGCAGAAGGTGTATGTTGTTTTTTTGAAAAAAGAAGGATCTTTGCCGGTAAAGTTGTTAGAGCCAGCTGATAAAACTTCTCCGATCTATCGTTTTGCCAAGCGTGGCGGGGGCCTGCATCATCTCTGTTTTAAGTGTGATGACCTTAATAAAGAAGTAATAAGGATGGAAGAGTTGGGGTTGCGTATATTAACCCCCCCTGAACCGGGTGAGGCTTTTGCCAATGAGGATATTGCTTTTATCTTTGCTAAACAGGGACTCAATATCGAACTCATTGATACGGATAAGCGTGCCTGTGTCATAAAATAGTTTACAGGAAAGAGGGAACATGAAGGTTAAAGTTTTGTGTTGGTTATTATTGAGTTGTTTGGTTTTTAGTTTTTCAGTGGCGCTATGCACAGCAGGAGAAACAATGCGGTACAAAAAAATTGAAGATGTGCCTAAAGAAAAATGGCAGGAGTTGGCAAAAAAGAAGATTTATTTTGGTCATCAGTCCGTTGGTTTTAATATCGTTGATGGGATGCAAGCGGTTATGAAAGAACACCCGGAAATTCAATTAAATATTGTTGAAAGCCGGAATAATATGGATCCCGGAGGTGCTTTTGTCCACTCCAAAATTGGTGAAAATCGAAAACCTGTTACAAAAATAAATGATTTTGTCAAAGTTATTAATCAAGATTTCGGTGTTACCCCTGATGCGGCGGCACTCAAATTTTGCTATGTAGATGCCCACGACAAAATTGATATAAACGATCTTTTTCAACAGTATAAAGAGGCTATGTCTACTTTGAAAAAAGAACATCCCGACTTGGTTATTATCCATTTTACCATGCCGTTACGTACTCAGCCGATATCCTGGAAAACTAAAGCAAAACTTTTTTTAGGTAAAGAACCTTGGGAATTTGCGGATAATATTAAACGTAATCAGTTTAATCAATTATTGTCGAAGGAATATCAAGAGGAAAGTTTATTCTTTGATATAGCATGGTTTGAGGCTATGGCTGAAAATGGTACGATAATTGGATTTAAGTATAAAGGTAAAGAATACTTAGCCATGAACCCAAAGTTTTCGAGTGATGGTGGGCATCTTAATGAAGAAGGTCGCAGGATTGTTGCAGAAGCTTTGCTTGTGTTTTTTGTTAATAATTTATTAAGTGATTTACAATGATTTTTGTAGATGTTTTAAAACAATTTTTTTGGTCCATGAAAGATCACAGGGGTAGGGCAAATTATTTACAGAGTTTTTTACGTAATCTCCCTGGACAGGCGGGCATGACGTTAAGGAGCAATATCCTTGAAAAAAAATTTAGGAGTCATGGACATGGATTGCTTATTCAAGAAGGTGTTCGTATTTTAAATATACACACAATTGATGTAGGGGATAATGTTGTCATCGGCAATGGGAGTTTTTTGCAAGGAGCGGGGGGGATAGAGTTTGGTGATAATGTTCTTCTTGGGCCTGATGTTAAGATATGGTCAGCCAATCATAAAATTGATAAAATTACAAAACCCATAATTAAGCAAGGGTGGGAGTATAAGAAAGTAATTATAGAGGAGGGGTGTTGGTTAGGTCTGAATGTCGTCGTTTTACCAGGTGTTCATCTTCCTAAGGGATGTGTTGTTTCTGCTGGTAGCGTTGTTGTGGTGAAGAGATATCCTGCCTATTCGCTCCTCGCAGGAAATCCCGCTCGCGTTATTGGAAATCGGCAGAGTTTTTCTTGAGTAACTATTGATGGGCTCGTAAAAAGTCCAAAATACCCTTTTGTCGTGCCGCAACTTATTGAGTTATCGTCGCCAAAAACGAAAATTCTGACTTTTTACCAGGCCATCAACTATTCAGCGAAGGCAACAAATTGCCCTTAACTCTGCTGTAACTTCTCTTCGCTATGCTGCAAACTTGTATGACAAACATGAAAGGCTGCAGCAAAATAAGGCAAGTCTTAGATCCTGTGGTGAAGGTAGCCAAATAGAGGATAATGTGGCGATCTCATGGCCGTCAAGGTTGCGAATTGGCAAACATTGTCTTGTCCAGAGCGATTGCATTTTGCGGGCTTGGTTCTAAGTTCGGCCAATTTTGTACTGCCAAAGCACAGCTCAATCCTCTTGGAGCTTTCTATTTTTTGGAGAAAGTGACCTGTGGGAAAGAAAAATATTTTTTTTAGAAGAATAAGATAGATGAAAGCTGCTTGATTTTGTATTAGGTTTTTTCCAACCAAAGAACAAACCAACAAAAACAAGCAGCTATGACCACACAATATCAAATTTCTCCAGATAAAGTAAGAGGAAATAATCACAACCGGCTTCATTCCTCGATAAAGATATGTGAATTTGAAGAGGAAAGAGGTCGACAAAGTCAACGGCAGTTTTCCCAAAAAGAAAAGATTCCAAGGACTACGCTTCAATATTGGCTCAAACGTAAAGAGAATATAGATGCCTCTCCGGCTCTCATTGATTTCTTTGAAAGCCCGGACGGGGTGGCTTTTTTGCACAGACTGGTAACCGTCGCTCATTTAGAATTTACCAAGGTTGGGGTGGCAAGCCTTCACAATGTCAGTAATTTCCTTAAAGCATGCGGACTTGCTCCGTTTATCGGAAGTTCATATGCAACTCAGCGTAGAATCTCAAACAAAATGGATAAGGAGTTGATACGATTCGGCAAGTCTGAACATGATCGCCTCGCGACTCAAATGCCGCCAAAGGCAATCACCTTGGCGGAAGATGAAACTTTCCATCCAGAGATATGCCTTGTTGTTATGGAACCGGTGTCAAACTATATACTTTTGGAAAAATACGCCGAAAACAGAAAGGGGGAAACTTGGGACACATCAGTTAAAGATGCACTTTCCAGCCTACCGGTCAAGGTGATTCAGGTTACCAGTGATCAAGGCAGCGGCTTACTGAATCATGTTAAAAAAAGGCTCGGGGTTCATCATTCGTCGGATATTTTTCATGTATCTCACGATATAGGAAAAGGGACTTCCGGGCCGCTTGCTTCGAAGATCAGAAGAGCGGAAAAAGCTTTTCAATCGTCAGGGAAGCAAGTAGATAAAATAAAAGAATAAATGCATCGTTATGATTCACGGGAGCGTCGCCCGAGAGGCAGGAGACCGGGTTTTGAAAAAAAGGTTAACCTTGCTGAAAAACAAAGAGAAAGTGCGGAGGCGGAACTGCTGAAAGCTCGTGAAAACGGTGAGGGTGCTATTGTTGCTATGGGGGCTACAGTTCAAAAAATGTCCCGCCATTAGCTGTATTGGCTGGTAATCCTGCTGAGATTGTAGGGTATAGGAATAAAATACAATATGAAAAATGCAAAAAAGGTGAAAAAGTTGCCGGGACCTATGACTCATGCCTTTTTTGGTGAATATAAAGAGAGGTTGCCTGGCTTTATTCATAAAAGGTATCTCAAAGAGTTAAGGGGATTAGATATGGTAAGTGATGAGGGAAAAATGGAGAATGATGCTTAATGACTCGGTTGAAAATTCTTCATATTATTGATAGCGGTGGGCTGTACGGTGCAGAGGTGATGTTGTTAAACCTTGCCATGGAACAGCAATTGGCAGGGGTGGAACCTGTAATCGGTAGTATAGGAGAGTGTGGTATTCATGAAAAGGCGGTGGAGAGGGCGGCCCGCAAGATCGGTATTTCTGTCAAAATTTTTCGTATGAATCCTAGATTGAATATGCAGGGTATACGAGAAGTGTTGGTATATTGCCACTCTAATGGCTTTCATCTCATACATTGCCACGGTTACAAAGGGAATATTCTTTTCGGTTTCTTACCTAAAAGAATAAGAAAAATACCAATTGTTACTACCCTGCATGGTTGGACTTCTACGCCCGGATTTTCTAAAATACGCATTTATGAATGGTTGGACGCAAGAAGCCTGCAATTTCTTGATGCCGTTATTTTAGTGAACAAAAATATGCTGCATCATCCCAGATTGCCCAAAATTTCTAAAGAAAAATTGTTTGTTGTCAATAATGGTATTCCTGTAAAACAGAATGTCAATGTGGTTTTAGACCAGGATATTGTCGATTTCTGCAAAGAAGGTTTTATTCTTGGTTCTGTTGGACGGTATTCAAGGGAAAAAGGTTTTGCAGTCCTTATAAAGGCATTGCATATTCTTCTACATCAGGGATTGGACGTCAAGCTTCTGCTCATCGGTGAAGGCCATTTGCGGGAAGAATTGATAATGCTGGCCACTTCTCTCGAAATAGATGACAAAGTTTTTTTTACTGGTTATCGGGACAGGGCAGCGGCCTATATGGAACTCGTGAACGTATATGTTATTTCCTCCTTTACAGAAGGCCTCCCCATAACACTCCTTGAGGCTATGAAGGCAAACACTCCGATTGTGGCTACATCAGTTGGCGGTATTCCCGATGTGTTGGAACATAATCAAGATGCATTGCTGGTTCCTGCGCAAACCGCGAAACCACTTGCTGCCGCGATTAAACAAATATGGAATGAGCCACAGCTTGCCACAGACAGAACAGTTGGTGCGTATGAAAAATTTATCCATAAATACAGTAGTAAAAATATGGCACAGGCCTATACAGATGTGTATCGCCAGGTTGGTATAGCAGTTGAGAGCGTAGGGAGTAATGTGTGAAATACGGTGAGCTGAAATTTCTTCTCAAACATTCCAGTATTTATGGGCTTGGGTCCGTAATAGGGCAAGCAGTTGGCTTTCTTCTTCTCCCTTTGTATACTCGTTATTTATCTCCATCTGATTATGGTATTATGGCTTTGGTTGAAGTAACTATTGGCTTAATTGGTATGGTTGTAAGCTTGGGTATTATAAATGCTTTATCCCGTTTTTATTATGAGTATAATGAGGATAGGGAGCGTAACCTCGTTATTTCAAGTGCCTACTGGATTATTTTTACAGTAATAATTATTTTTACACCTTTTGTTT from Candidatus Electrothrix communis encodes the following:
- the asnB gene encoding asparagine synthase (glutamine-hydrolyzing), giving the protein MPKAQIFTFYQAININHQGYCMCGIAGYFQINNRQQNDRQTLKRMIFPVRHRGPDDFGFFVGKTAGLAHARLSIIDLEGGRQPIANEDRTLWIIFNGEIFNYPELRAELLKKGHIFTTRSDTEVILHLYEEKGTDCLADLNGQFAIAIHDTKKQTLFLARDRMGIRPLFYTHHNGSFYFASEVKSIFSAHHALPRQINPHVLSEIFTFWSPVGEKSIFSGIKQLLPGHFMEVTDSGIHEPQCYWSIPFCPDEPGKRSEQEYAAELRELLIDAVRIRLRADVPVGAYLSGGLDSSAITSLVKNYTNNPLKTFSVTFSDKVYDESAEQNEMKEYLGTDHNQIICSYKDIAESFPGVILHAETPILRTAPVPLFLLSQLVHQNQYKVVLTGEGADEILGGYDIFKEAKIRAFIHAQPNSIYRPQLLKRLYPYMALSPAKFVEFARKSFAADADTHDLFYAHRPRWKTTSGTHIFLSNQVLEQGKELVKGMDYMHNDLKSLDFFNRAQYLECKTLMANYLLSSQGDRMAMAHSVEGRFPFLDHRVVEFAGRIPTYYKMKALNEKNILKQAMEDILPPHIVQRKKQPYMAPDISSFFAEKEPDYLDYFLSPSLLNEAGLFKPKAVEKLLEKCRKKSRQGFRENMAFVGILSSQIVYEKMIKNFKPAP
- a CDS encoding acyl carrier protein gives rise to the protein MSNVITKIRTFIFENFLFDAEEDALQNDTSFLEQGIIDSTGVLELVEWIEEEFGFTVGDEEIVPENFDSVNLLCDYLSQKTEKCLQPT
- a CDS encoding class I adenylate-forming enzyme family protein yields the protein MFTTDLIHYFLFRSARSYPEKTALVQGTERVSYRELARRAERVTQWLLRHNVQPGDRVAILTEQASEYAAAYFGILAAGGIVIGLNTQTSNHALSTVLTDSGSSIVLSHKKFQKYSSIINAQDSVLHYETDIRSLWENGERLDLKTLPKINPEDIGQIIYTSGTTGTPKGVMLRHRNLVVNTQSIISYLGLTEHDKVMAVLPFFYSYGNSLLLTHIAVGGTLIVNWSFLYPNLILDQMVAEAVTGFSGVPSSFAILLHRTAVKKYTFPKLRYLTQAGAAMSPTLAVDLSAVFSDAKIFIMYGQTEASARLSFLMPDRIVDKAGSIGKAIPGVTLEICRPDGTTAEADEVGEIVASGENIMAGYWHNAEESANVLKNGKLWTGDLARVDHDGFIFIESRKSDMIKSGAHKIAPKEIEEAIMQCRGIHEVAVVGHEDTILGEKIVAFIVFKENYNISKKEVLKHCRRNLPVFKTPHEIILLDELPKTSTGKIKKTELKK
- a CDS encoding polysaccharide deacetylase family protein is translated as MAASFCTDKIILLTFDVEDWFQVENFKEYIPYSSWGSKEVRVEKNTNELLDLLDSSSVPVRATFFILGWIAKRYPDLVREIQKRGHEVASHGFDHHLCYNQSLDDLRDDLLRSKELLEDLTGKQVLGYRAPSFSITDDALSLAGEVGYLYDSSFNSYEGHGRYGSLSLPQNTGQDAPIYSMNSLIYEIPVSNLRIGSKIIPWGGGGYFRLLPAFLHRFGVKQILEQKNAILFICIHGKLILSNQE
- a CDS encoding glycosyltransferase family 2 protein yields the protein MIHNSVDKARYEPTVTILIAAYNEEKYIGQTIANKLQLDYPKSKLEIIVISDESTDKTNEIINQFNNQNVSLLLQKPRSGKTSALNLAIPHAHGEILVFSDANSIYAPDALKQIVANFHDPEVGYVTGKMIYTDSDGTPIGDGCSAYMKYENFLRSMETQIGSVVGVDGGIDAMRKDIHSKLNSDQLPDFVQPLKVVEKGFRVVYESSALLKEDSLQESRDEYRMRVRVTLRALWALKDMDCLLFGRGGFLFSWQLWSHKVLRYFCFVFLGIAFAANLLLVPDDPIFRAFLGCQFVCYTGAILSPVFTHYGRDFTLLRLLYYFMLLNVASLHATIKFLQGKKQVIWSPRKG
- a CDS encoding VOC family protein is translated as MKNRMQIDHIGIVVLSLEEAVHHWEQVFGYKQYTCKVENTRQKVYVVFLKKEGSLPVKLLEPADKTSPIYRFAKRGGGLHHLCFKCDDLNKEVIRMEELGLRILTPPEPGEAFANEDIAFIFAKQGLNIELIDTDKRACVIK
- a CDS encoding acyltransferase, which gives rise to MIFVDVLKQFFWSMKDHRGRANYLQSFLRNLPGQAGMTLRSNILEKKFRSHGHGLLIQEGVRILNIHTIDVGDNVVIGNGSFLQGAGGIEFGDNVLLGPDVKIWSANHKIDKITKPIIKQGWEYKKVIIEEGCWLGLNVVVLPGVHLPKGCVVSAGSVVVVKRYPAYSLLAGNPARVIGNRQSFS
- a CDS encoding glycosyltransferase gives rise to the protein MTRLKILHIIDSGGLYGAEVMLLNLAMEQQLAGVEPVIGSIGECGIHEKAVERAARKIGISVKIFRMNPRLNMQGIREVLVYCHSNGFHLIHCHGYKGNILFGFLPKRIRKIPIVTTLHGWTSTPGFSKIRIYEWLDARSLQFLDAVILVNKNMLHHPRLPKISKEKLFVVNNGIPVKQNVNVVLDQDIVDFCKEGFILGSVGRYSREKGFAVLIKALHILLHQGLDVKLLLIGEGHLREELIMLATSLEIDDKVFFTGYRDRAAAYMELVNVYVISSFTEGLPITLLEAMKANTPIVATSVGGIPDVLEHNQDALLVPAQTAKPLAAAIKQIWNEPQLATDRTVGAYEKFIHKYSSKNMAQAYTDVYRQVGIAVESVGSNV